One region of Culex pipiens pallens isolate TS chromosome 2, TS_CPP_V2, whole genome shotgun sequence genomic DNA includes:
- the LOC120416642 gene encoding RNA cytidine acetyltransferase, producing MVKKKIDNRIRVMIENGVKLGHRTMFVVVGDKGRDQVPILYDMLTKASVKARPTVLWCYKNKDEAISNHGKKRAKKIQAGKIDINESDLFDTFRVSTTIHGRYYKDTHTILGKTYGVCVLQDFEALTPNLLARTVETVEGGGLIILLLKTINSLKQLYTMSMDVHKRYRTEAHQDVTCRFNERLILSFADCSRCLLVNDDLTVLPLSSKTAEVRPVEANAIRKSANDEMLEELKESLSDTPPAGPLVNICKTHDQAKAVAQFIDALAEKQLKPPTSLTAGRGRGKSAAMGLAISAAVAFNYVNIYITSPSPENLVTLFEFVMKGFDALEYQEHTDYTIIRSTNPDFNKAIIRINVTRNNRQTIQYISPSDAHLLNAADLLVIDEAAAIPLPLVKAMLGPYLVFMASTINGYEGTGRSLSLKLLSQIQKDNSAPPPIKLDESIRYNPADPVESWLTSLLCLDASVVANLNSGCPTPDACELYYIDRDALFSYHRAAEAFLQRVVSICVSSHYKNSPNDLQMMSDAPAHHLFCLLGPITKKDQLPEILCVIQVCLEGQISAQSVQNSLARGAKSAGDLIPWNIAEQYGDREFPKLSGARIVRIATHPNYQRMGYGKRALKLLRSYYEGNFAPLNDNPEDQEEDNGIQSIDDDEVNLLKEVIEPRKKVPTLLKRLAERRPEHLDYLGTSFGLTNDLLRFWKSQKYIPVYLSQKENDLTGEHSCIMISPISHSIEKVETNDWLNQYYVDFRRRVLKLLGKSFRKFSTGMALSLLDNRAAKITGQELTQATIDEIFLPHDVQRLEMYTRNQVEYKLIMDLTLDLAQLYFQSKMASANIDSLQKAILLGIGLQHKTMDALAEEFNMPSGQVLAKFYDCMKKLTKYVHSILESTIESTMANESELNTGAGLVALDKSINEDLAEDVKKLQKKQKKELARLKKENLDQFMIKGTDDEWNNVLAKNKSTIISIKSGEKRPGDAKELSFEDNENSFKKKKSKQHMDKKQKFRKNKV from the exons ATGGTCAAGAAAAAGATCGACAACCGCATCCGGGTGATGATCGAGAACGGCGTCAAGCTCGGCCACCGGACCATGTTCGTGGTGGTCGGGGACAAGGGCCGCGATCAGGTGCCGATTCTGTACGATATGCTGACGAAGGCGTCCGTAAAGGCGCGGCCCACGGTGCTGTGGTGCTACAAGAACAAGGACGAGGCCATTTCGAA TCACGGGAAGAAACGGGCGAAGAAGATTCAAGCCGGCAAGATCGACATCAACGAGTCGGATCTGTTCGATACGTTCCGGGTTTCGACCACGATTCACGGCAGGTACTACAAGGACACGCACACGATTCTGGGTAAAACGTACGGCGTTTGTGTGCTGCAGGATTTCGAGGCGTTGACGCCGAATTTGTTGGCAAGAACCGTCGAGACGGTTGAGGGAGGTGGGTTGATCATTCTGCTGCTGAAGACCATCAACTCGCTGAAGCAGCTGTACACGATGAGCATGGATGTGCACAAGCGATACAGGACTGAGGCCCACCAGGATGTCACGTGTCGGTTCAACGAACGGTTGATCCTCTCGTTTGCGGACTGTTCACGCTGTTTGCTGGTGAACGACGATCTTACGGTTCTTCCGCTGTCGTCGAAAACCGCTGAGGTGAGACCGGTTGAGGCCAACGCGATTCGTAAGAGTGCCAACGATGAAATGCTCGAAGAGCTGAAGGAGAGCCTCTCGGATACGCCACCGGCAGGGCCGCTGGTCAACATTTGCAAAACTCACGACCAGGCCAAGGCCGTCGCGCAGTTTATTGACGCTCTGGCGGAGAAACAGCTGAAGCCACCGACATCGTTGACTGCCGGACGTGGTCGTGGTAAGTCCGCCGCCATGGGACTGGCCATTTCGGCGGCCGTTGCGTTCAATTATGTCAATATCTACATCACTTCTCCGTCGCCGGAGAATTTGGTGACTCTTTTCGAGTTTGTCATGAAGGGATTCGACGCCCTGGAGTACCAGGAGCACACGGATTACACCATCATCCGATCTACGAATCCGGACTTTAACAAGGCCATCATCAGGATCAACGTAACAAGGAATAACCGGCAAACGATTCAGTACATTTCTCCTTCCGACGCACATCTGCTAAATGCCGCCGATCTCCTGGTTATCGACGAAGCCGCCGCCATCCCTCTCCCACTAGTAAAGGCAATGCTCGGGCCGTACCTCGTCTTCATGGCCTCCACCATCAACGGCTACGAAGGAACCGGCCGCTCCCTTAGCCTCAAACTGCTCTCGCAAATCCAAAAGGACAACAGCGCTCCACCCCCGATCAAGCTGGACGAATCAATCCGTTACAACCCGGCCGACCCCGTCGAAAGCTGGCTAACTTCTCTGCTCTGTCTGGACGCCTCGGTAGTCGCGAACCTCAACTCTGGCTGTCCCACCCCGGACGCTTGCGAGCTCTACTACATCGATCGTGACGCACTCTTCTCGTATCACCGGGCCGCCGAAGCGTTCCTGCAGCGCGTCGTGTCCATCTGCGTCTCGTCCCACTACAAAAACAGCCCCAACGACCTCCAGATGATGAGCGACGCCCCTGCCCATCACTTGTTCTGTCTGCTCGGTCCGATCACCAAGAAGGACCAGCTGCCGGAAATTTTGTGCGTGATTCAGGTCTGTCTGGAGGGGCAGATTTCTGCGCAGTCGGTGCAGAACTCGCTCGCTCGGGGTGCGAAAAGTGCCGGCGATTTGATTCCGTGGAACATTGCCGAGCAGTACGGCGATCGGGAGTTCCCGAAGTTGAGCGGGGCGCGAATTGTGCGCATTGCGACGCATCCGAATTATCAGAGG ATGGGTTACGGTAAACGGGCGCTGAAACTGCTGCGCAGTTACTACGAGGGCAACTTTGCCCCCCTCAATGATAACCCGGAAGATCAGGAAGAGGACAACGGAATTCAAAgcatcgacgacgacgaggttAATCTGCTGAAGGAGGTCATCGAACCCAGGAAGAAGGTTCCAACTCTGCTTAAGCGTCTAGCCGAACGACGACCGGAGCATTTGGACTACCTCGGAACATCGTTTGGCCTTACGAATGATTTGCTGCGCTTCTGGAAGAGCCAAAAGTACATCCCCGTGTACTTGAGCCAGAAGGAGAACGACCTGACCGGCGAACACTCGTGCATTATGATTTCCCCCATCAGCCACAGCATCGAGAAGGTCGAGACGAACGACTGGCTCAACCAGTACTACGTAGACTTCCGGAGGCGCGTCCTCAAGCTGTTGGGAAAATCGTTCCGCAAGTTCTCCACCGGAATGGCCCTGTCCCTGCTGGACAACCGCGCAGCCAAGATCACCGGCCAAGAGCTCACCCAagcgacgatcgacgaaatcTTCCTGCCGCACGACGTCCAACGCCTAGAAATGTACACCCGCAACCAGGTCGAGTACAAACTGATCATGGATCTGACCCTGGACCTGGCCCAGCTGTACTTCCAGTCCAAAATGGCCAGCGCCAACATCGATTCGCTGCAAAAAGCCATCCTGCTCGGCATCGGCCTCCAGCACAAGACCATGGACGCCCTCGCCGAAGAGTTCAACATGCCCAGCGGCCAGGTGCTGGCCAAGTTTTACGACTGCATGAAGAAGCTCACCAAGTACGTGCACTCGATCCTGGAGAGCACCATCGAAAGCACAATGGCAAACGAGAGCGAGCTCAACACCGGTGCGGGACTGGTCGCCTTGGACAAGAGCATCAACGAAGACCTCGCCGAAGACGTGAAGAAGCTGCAGAAGAAGCAAAAGAAGGAGCTCGCCCGGCTGAAGAAGGAGAACCTGGACCAGTTTATGATCAAGGGCACCGACGACGAATGGAACAACGTGCTGGCGAAGAACAAGTCGACGATTATTTCGATCAAGAG TGGGGAGAAGCGCCCGGGAGACGCGAAAGAGCTGTCCTTTGAGGACAATGAGAACTCGTTTAAAAAGAAGAAGTCCAAGCAGCACATGGACAAGAAgcaaaagtttagaaaaaataaagtttga
- the LOC120416648 gene encoding asparagine synthetase domain-containing protein CG17486, whose translation MCGIFCFISKTDFTGAQEEILSQCQCHLQNRGPDETGRLEFDSRVLLLGTVLWQQGATPCRQPVEDDRFALLFNGDLFMDRRDGPPEDSDTRWLFRQIVATRGEAEELRELFGVLKGPFSLVLLDKVRRRVYFGRDCFGRNSLLVAVSNDGILVSSVLGNKVQQKTVELPPNGIYYVDLAEDNLDLHIFPWNTKKGESESALNVTFEDPIELPWLHSVNSEISFNYHDLLKDSNVDSDQVFNLLLNNPAVSNLCNDLIRLLEQSVRERVVNTPAFCRKCLPARDPCPHPRLGILFSGGIDCTIIALLADRFVPDSTPIDLLNVAFEKIVRPNGKKHPSTAPPPIDWNVPDRVTGRSTLQELQRLRPNRHWNFVEINITRQELNDHKRRISDLVFPLKSVLDESIGAALWFASRGYGTTDEAVGYRCDARVLLLGSGADELFGGYSRHRVAFYRDVRSKDGPSDAEVEQGFRSLAAELELDWNRLPSRNLARDDRVIGDHGITPRTPYLQEDFVALVHGLDASQRCYYPLGAGIGDKLTLRLCGYRLGLRESTCLRKRALQFGSRIADRKQNAADESTFLAEG comes from the exons atgtgcGGAATATTTTGCTTCATTTCCAAAACGGATTTCACCGGCGCCCAAGAGGAGATC CTATCCCAATGCCAGTGCCACCTCCAGAACCGCGGTCCCGACGAGACCGGCCGGCTCGAGTTCGATTCGCGGGTGCTCCTACTCGGAACGGTCCTCTGGCAACAGGGCGCGACTCCATGCCGTCAACCCGTCGAAGATGACCGGTTCGCACTTCTCTTCAACGGGGATCTCTTCATGGACCGCCGCGATGGACCACCCGAGGACAGCGATACCCGGTGGTTGTTCCGACAGATTGTGGCCACGCGGGGTGAGGCTGAGGAGTTGCGGGAGCTTTTTGGTGTATTGAAGGGACCGTTTAGTTTGGTGCTGCTGGACAAGGTTCGCCGAAGGGTTTACTTTGGACGGGATTGCTTCGGGAGGAACTCGTTACTGGTGGCTGTTTCGAATGATGGAATCCTGGTGAGCAGTGTTCTTG GCAACAAGGTTCAGCAGAAAACAGTAGAACTACCCCCAAACGGAATCTATTACGTGGACTTGGCTGAAGACAATCTAGATCTTCACATCTTTCCGTGGAACACCAAAAAGGGAGAATCGGAATCAGCTCTAAATGTAACGTTCGAAGATCCAATTGAACTTCCATGGTTGCATTCAGTAAACAGCGAGATCAGCTTCAACTACCACGACCTTCTTAAAGATTCTAACGTGGATAGTGATCAAGTCTTCAACCTCCTTCTAAACAACCCAGCAGTCTCCAACCTTTGCAACGACCTCATCCGACTGCTTGAACAATCCGTACGTGAACGGGTCGTCAACACGCCTGCTTTCTGTCGAAAATGTCTACCCGCCCGCGATCCTTGTCCACACCCACGACTCGGAATCCTCTTCTCCGGTGGCATCGACTGCACGATCATCGCCCTTCTAGCCGATCGCTTCGTCCCGGATTCAACTCCAATCGATCTGCTCAACGTGGCCTTTGAGAAAATCGTTCGTCCAAACGGGAAGAAACATCCGTCCACCGCTCCTCCACCCATCGACTGGAACGTCCCGGATCGAGTGACGGGAAGATCCACTCTCCAGGAACTGCAACGACTACGCCCGAATCGACACTGGAACTTTGTCGAAATCAACATAACGCGCCAGGAGTTGAACGACCACAAGCGCCGCATCTCCGACCTGGTCTTCCCGCTCAAGTCCGTGCTGGACGAGTCGATCGGGGCCGCGCTGTGGTTCGCGTCGCGTGGTTACGGAACAACTGATGAAGCTGTCGGATATCGGTGTGACGCTCGGGTTCTTCTGCTGGGATCCGGTGCGGACGAACTGTTTGGCGGATACTCCCGGCATCGGGTTGCTTTCTATCGGGACGTGCGGTCAAAAGATGGTCCAAGTGACGCGGAAGTTGAGCAGGGTTTCCGGAGTTTGGCGGCGGAGTTGGAGCTCGACTGGAATCGATTGCCAAGTAGGAATTTGGCGCGGGATGATCGCGTAATCGGCGATCATGGAATCACGCCGCGGACGCCCTATCTTCAGGAGGACTTTGTAGCGTTGGTTCATGGATTGGACGCTTCCCAGAGGTGTTACTATCCGCTCGGGGCTGGAATCGGGGACAAACTCACGCTTCGCCTGTGCGGATATCGGCTGGGATTGCGAGAATCAACCTGTTTGCGGAAACGAGCGCTGCAGTTTGGCTCGAGGATCGCCGACCGAAAGCAGAATGCGGCCGACGAGTCAACGTTTCTTGCGGAAGGTTAG
- the LOC120416650 gene encoding transcription initiation factor TFIID subunit 7, with amino-acid sequence MEKKKVEPRKEEVELETQLIMRMPVEPARVLREAIQSGANNLKDRLTIRLDNDLRYGEVRFDHWLLHVKVVDLPTIVESLKTIDNKNFYKTADLCQIMICKEEPDLPSAEEESPNKNKKKDPNKVDKKYLWPHGITPPCKNVRKRRFRKTLKKKYVEAPEIEKEVKRLLRVDNEAVNVKWDLITEDEDPNKTGGDDKKDFNAPNKSPSKGSKKSAANKDVGEHDIFGEEVSDSDEDDNPINKSIDIDESSRLSAEAEDSRLSDSSSFQGTQSSDRHGATEFKKGMFSGGAGEGSSGRSRSKMESGSVSKYGDNSRLDSDNEESSEFMASSRDTVSSRLYELRRQLSDLKTQRIQKEQEIRTIENQTLRQRLQDNLDSVMSQIVEKEMEIQELEMMQ; translated from the exons ATGGAAAAGAAAAAGGTCGAACCCCGCAAGGAGGAAGTAGAGCTGGAAACGCAACTAATCATGCGGATGCCGGTG GAACCCGCTCGCGTCCTCCGCGAGGCCATCCAGAGTGGGGCTAACAACCTGAAGGATCGACTCACGATCCGGCTGGATAATGATTTGCGGTACGGTGAGGTGCGGTTTGACCACTGGCTGCTGCACGTGAAAGTTGTGGATCTTCCGACGATTGTCGAGTCGCTGAAGACGATTGATAACAAGAATTTCTACAAAACTGCCGATTTGTGCCAGATT aTGATTTGCAAGGAGGAACCGGATCTGCCGTCGGCGGAGGAGGAATCCccgaacaagaacaagaaaaaGGACCCGAACAAGGTGGACAAGAAGTACCTTTGGCCGCACGGAATAACGCCGCCGTGCAAGAACGTCCGCAAGCGCCGCTTCCGGAAGACGCTGAAGAAGAAGTACGTTGAGGCGCCGGAAATCGAGAAGGAGGTGAAGCGTCTGCTCCGGGTGGACAACGAAGCGGTCAATGTCAAGTGGGATTTGATTACGGAGGACGAAGATCCGAACAAGACAGGTGGGGATGATAAGAAGGACTTTAACGCGCCGAACAAGAGTCCTTCGAAGGGAAGCAAGAAGAGCGCGGCCAACAAGGACGTCGGCGAGCACGACATCTTCGGCGAGGAGGTTTCGGACTCGGACGAGGACGACAATCCGATCAACAAGAGCATCGACATCGATGAGAGTAGCCGGCTGTCGGCGGAGGCCGAGGACAGTCGCCTGTCGGACTCGAGCTCGTTCCAGGGCACGCAATCGTCGGATCGGCACGGCGCCACGGAGTTCAAGAAGGGCATGTTCAGCGGGGGAGCTGGCGAGGGAAGCAGCGGTCGATCGCGCAGCAAGATGGAGTCGGGATCGGTTTCGAAGTACGGGGACAACTCTCGGCTGGACTCGGACAACGAGGAATCGTCCGAGTTTATGGCGTCCTCGCGGGACACGGTGAGCAGCCGGCTGTACGAACTGCGCCGGCAGTTGAGCGATCTGAAGACGCAGCGCATCCAGAAGGAGCAGGAGATCCGTACGATCGAGAACCAGACGCTGCGGCAGCGCTTGCAGGACAATCTGGACAGCGTGATGAGCCAGATCGTGGAGAAGGAGATGGAGATTCAAGAGCTGGAGATGATGCAGTGA